Proteins encoded together in one Sinorhizobium meliloti window:
- a CDS encoding helix-turn-helix transcriptional regulator, with the protein MQPDDTFVTNLRFACATRRSISQICREIGVNRQQFNRYINGEARPSAHNVQRIAAFFGLAAEDFSLSPKLFEARMIRPERHRLEAGQLLEGFPGDAAALRHHFGYYQTYHLSLSWPGFVVCSCAHIYEEGGSIRVKSIERIRDKANEIEQLSKYVGLVTFWRNRIFIAERTVGQASMLAQTILMPFEVHQRVYLRGTTMGVSWRKENLPYASRMIWRHIGLDPDKRQMLSRCGLLPFGSRHLPSAVRRFLETPEAEVLTIPAEY; encoded by the coding sequence TTGCAGCCGGACGACACATTCGTAACAAATCTGCGTTTTGCCTGTGCGACGCGGCGCTCGATCTCCCAGATCTGCCGCGAGATCGGCGTCAACCGGCAGCAGTTCAACCGCTACATCAACGGCGAGGCGCGGCCTTCGGCGCACAACGTGCAACGGATTGCCGCGTTCTTCGGACTTGCGGCTGAGGATTTTTCGCTCTCACCCAAGCTGTTCGAGGCGCGTATGATCCGCCCCGAGCGGCACCGGCTGGAAGCGGGGCAGCTCCTCGAAGGGTTCCCGGGCGATGCAGCAGCCCTTCGCCACCATTTTGGCTACTACCAGACCTATCACCTTTCGCTCTCCTGGCCCGGCTTCGTGGTCTGTTCCTGCGCGCATATCTATGAGGAAGGCGGCTCGATCCGGGTGAAATCGATCGAGCGCATTCGCGACAAGGCGAACGAGATCGAACAGCTCTCGAAATATGTCGGCCTCGTCACCTTCTGGCGAAACCGCATCTTCATAGCCGAGCGCACCGTGGGGCAGGCGTCGATGCTGGCGCAGACGATCCTGATGCCCTTCGAGGTGCACCAGCGGGTCTATCTGCGCGGCACCACGATGGGGGTCTCGTGGCGCAAGGAGAACCTGCCCTACGCCTCGCGGATGATCTGGCGGCATATCGGGCTGGATCCGGACAAGCGCCAGATGCTTTCGCGGTGCGGGCTGCTTCCTTTCGGGTCGCGGCATCTGCCCTCTGCGGTCCGGCGCTTCCTGGAGACGCCGGAGGCCGAAGTGCTGACCATTCCCGCAGAATACTGA